ccaagttttcattaaaatacaCAGGTTACAGCATTCCAATATTACCTTCAAATGCTCGCTGGCTGCAGACTGTTGAGTCTATTAGGCTGGATCTAAAAAGTACCACGACTTTAGAGTCTATATTTTTGGTTCATTCAGTGCAAGAAAGGGttcatatctttttttaaattttagtttgaaggtaaatataatatatagaacGCTCCTCAAGAGCATTTTTGTAGTTAACTTATTTTTTGTCCTTTACTTTCgcatattagcagttttataccagtaaaataatgaatttgtAACAGGTGTAACCCAGAATGCCAGACAAATGTTATTGATGCAAGAAGCATCTCTTTACATAACTCTGCTCAGGCCTATCACTTTCTATGACAAGAGTGATGGAACAgagcagaaaaaaacccaaaaaaaacaaaaaacaatgggtCTTCCAGAAACTTCATATATCTCACCTCGTTTTCTGAATCATGTGGAGTGGTAAAGGTCCCAGTATTCGTTCCATCATTGCGAGGTGTTCTTTGCTGTCATGAGTCTATATGAAGGGAAGGAAAAATGAATAGGAATAATTAATATGACACAGGTGATAATGTAAACCCCCTCACTGTAAAATCAGTAATTATATGACAACATCAAGACACACGGCAGCAGAACTCAAAGGGCATTTCTAATATCCTGCTATGTAATCCCAAAAGGAATTCACATTACAAATTTGTCAAGTCACATATGATTCACACCATTTCCACCCTTCTCGAATTTTAGATAAAACCTATAAACTTACCTGAAACACAGTTAGACCAAGGTAGTATTCAATTAGAATACAACCTATGCTCCATACATCACAAGGCTGGGACCAACCTAATTCTGGAAAAGCAGAACAATTAGAAGCTGGTTGTTTCCAATACAGGCACTGTATAAATTCAGATtagttttacatttaaaggagaattcaacctgtaacataaaaaaaccctaccccccaccctacgtagacctcctcccccccccagcctacctggtacccggggcaaatacccctaactttttaattacacctcagtgcagattctgtcctcgggagttcacggcagccatcttcttttcttcgttaaacttcggaagcagaccgtCGTTTTTAGGCGCATgggcagttggagtaatattccagtcccgaacaactgcacatgcaaccGATTtccgaaagtcacaaaaaatgtCACGAGAATTTCCGAAAGTTTGTGACTTTCCCGGAATATTCGCCGAACACCAAtcgtctgcttccgaagtttaaacgaagaaaagaagatggctgccgtgaactcccaaggacagaatctgcaccgaggggtaagtaaaaagttaggggcatttgcctcgGGTAACGTTTTAATGTTAACATCAGAATTCAAGTTGTGTACTATCAAGACCAACACAGAGGAAAGCGTGAAGTACAGATTTCCAGTTGGACATAATACTGCAATTGATCAGAGAAATATAAATGAGGAAAACAAAGTTCAGCTactattgaaaatgtaaaaaagttggacAAGTAGGTCAGGTTGTAATTATGATAAATCTCAATGATTCCGAcattgactggagtaatggggttgctaaggcATACACCTTTGGAAGGGTGATACATTTGTGAACATTCTAGTTACACCAGTGTTATTAGTGGATTATCTCAGTGGGCTTCCAGGGCAATAATTAGATTGCATTGGGGCCTTTATAGATCGATATGTAGAGGAGGATTTGCTCatcaacttttttaatttttttgctaagCCCCAGCCTGATATCTATTTTTACACAGAAGGCGTTTGTGATTTCAGTTATGTGGCCTGAATAAAGAAATTTATTCTGATGTAGAGCCCTTTATTTATTGACTGGAGACAAGCATGCTCTACTTTATGATAGTCGTCCTGtcaatttttatgatgttgtttttatttctaaattacactgcaaataattcactctacaatataaaatgtcattcctgaaccagcaagtgtatttttttagctgtaatattggtgtgtaggctccatcttgggtcattttgtctggtcatgtgctttcagaaagagccagcactttaggatggaactgctttctggcaggctgttgtttctcctactcaatgtaactgaatgtgtctcagtgggacctggattttactactgagtgatgttcttagatctgcccggcaactgttatcttgtgttagagagctgctatctggataACTTCCCATtgggttgggttgccaccttttctggaaaaaaataccggccttcctatatatttatgtttttttccctattaataacattgggatcaaccagcatttttaccggccaggccggtaaaatactggccaggtggcaaccctagttgttaagctgttggggggaaagggagggggggcgatatcgctccaacttgcagtacagcagtaaagagtgactgaagtttatcagagtacaagtcacatgactgggggcagcttggaaactgacatgtctagacccatgtcagatttcaaaattaaatacaaaaaaaatcttgtgagaaatggatttcagtgcagaattctgctggagcagcactattaaccgatgcgttttgaatccccccccccccccatgaccgtatccctttaagcattttaaatACTTACCCAGTATAACTTCTGGAGCCCTGTAGTGTCTTGTAGAAACCAAAGCACTGTGATATTCGTGGTTGTATGTAGCACTTCCAAAGTCTACAATTTTAATATCACTATTTTTTAAATAGCGCTCATcccttttctttaaagaaataaaaaaaatcaatgatccATATGGCTTTATCAGGTTAAATTACAATACAACACCTAATTAAAGGTTATTTACTCCTATCTTAcattatcaaagtgtgaaaagtTGCAAGAGAACTGTAATCAGTTTTTTCCAAATTACtatgacttttttttagttattattagATAATATTGTGAAGGATTCTTTTGGTAGTATTTCATCACAGTGTAAAGATTGGGAAGCAACATGAAAAGCTTGGGACCATCTAGTGCAGATTTCTGGCAACAGATGTTTTTCTTACTATTTGCAGGTCTAAGTGATGCGAGTGAAATACATAAGACAAAGTGAGGCAAAACAAACAATTATAGAATTCTGAAAATGCAAAAGTACCTAAAAGCTTGCAATAAATATATGGCAATATGAAGAAGGGGTAATTTATGACAATAACCATCATTGCAATGCTATGTGTATCCATTACAGGGTATTCTTTTTAATCAAGCATTCACTTTAATAGATTCAGTTTAATCCcctataattaaattaatttaaaagcgTATAACAATGCTCCTTACCTTTGTAGGATTAAAATTGACTACATAATCAGAATGGACAAAGAGAATATTTTCTGGTTTCAGATCTGTATGGGTCAGCTGGTTTTGatgtaaaactaaataaaaaaaataaataaaatattagacaTAAAACAAAAACTCTGCTCAAGGAAACAAGATATATGCTTACAGTACTTACAGTTTATAGATTTACAGATCTGATATGCCATGTTTCTTATTTGATCCATAGGAAAAGGCAAGAagctattttcttttataaaatcataGGTACTTAGTCCCAGAAGTTCAAAAACGATGCAAACGTGGCCATGGTGATCAAACCACTCCAGCATCTGAACACACCGACTAAAACAAAGGGTGAGAAGCAAACGGTTAGCAAACACAATACCATATTTAAAATGCATGAGAATGCTACAATAAAAGTggtcattatttatagtttagtATTTTAGATTAAAATACACAATCAACTTTGAATACTGTACTTTcgaaaatatatgcatttttgttatgtatgtatttaaagaCACAACAGCACAGTAAGTTTTGTTTGAGCAGGCAAGGTTGAGCCATGACAAGAAGAATACATTAGTTATGTTTTGGAGACTCTAGAAGCCATGTGTTCTGGTACCTTACTTACACAAAGGCTTCCATTCTTTTATATAATTGTCTTCGAACTatattcacttaaagggatactgtcatgggaaaaaatattttttcaaaatgaatcagttaatagtgctgctccagcagaattctgcactgaaatccatttttcaaaatttatattcaattttgaaatctgacacaggtcaatttcccagctgcccctggtcatgtgacttgtgcctgcactttaggagagaaatgctttctggtaggctgctgtttttccttctcaatgtaactgattgtgtctcagtgggacatgggtttttactattgagtgttgttcttagatctaccaggcagctgttatcttgtgttagggagctgctatctggtttccttctcattgttcttttgtgtggctgctgggggggaaagggagggggtgatatcactccaacttgcagtacagcagtaaagagtgatcgaagtttatcggagcacaagtcacatgacttggggcagctgggaaattgacaaaatgtctagccccatgttagatttcaaaattgaatataaaaaaatccgtttgctcttttgagaaatggatttcagtgcagaattctgctggagcagcactattaacggattcattttgaaaacatgtttttttcccatgatagtatccctttaactatacagTGCCCTCCATAATCTTTGGCACAAAAACACATTCTTCTTTGATTTACCCCTCTGCTCCCcgtgtaaaaattaaaatcaaacaattcagacGCGATTAAAGTGCACACTAAGgattttaatttaaagttattCGAATACGTTTCAGTTTCACCATGTAGAAATAACACTTTTTAAACATAGGTCCTCTCATTTCAGGGCACCATAATGTTTGGGATGAAGTAATGGTAAAGCATGTTAGGCATAGTATTTGTTGCATATCCCTTGCATGCAATGACTGCTTGAAGTCTGTGATTCATAGACATCACCAGGTGCCGAGTATCTTCTCTGGTGATGCTCTGCCAAGCTTGGGCATTcaagaattttccattttttagctTTGAGAAACTCCCGTGTTGCCTTAGAAGAATGTTTGGGATCATTAGCGTGTTGCAGGATGAAGCATGTCCAATGAGTTTGGAGGAATTTACTTCAACTTGAGCAGATAAGATGTTTCTATATACCTCAGAATTGTTTGTGCAACTGTCATCAGCAGTTTCATCATCAATCAAAATAAGTGTGCCAGTATCTGTTGCAGCCATACATTCCCAAGCCACAACAGCCCCACCACCATGTTTAACAGATGAGCTGGTATGCTTTGGATCTTGGGCagtttcctttttgtctccacACTTTCCTCTTGCTATCACCCTTGCCTCAATCTCATCTGTCAATAATACCTTTTTCCAGAATTCTTCAGGCTCTTttaaaagggattttgtcatgaattttatgatgtaatttttatgtcttacactgtttacactgcaaatatttcactctacaatataaattttcattcctgaaccagcaagtgtattttagttgtaatattggtgtttaggtgcatctcagctcattttgcctggtcatgtgctttcagaaagagccagcactttagaatggaactgctttctggcaggctgtttctccttctcaatgtaactgaatgcgtaacagtaggacctggattttactattgagtgctgttcttagatctaccaggcagctgatatcttgtgttagggagctgctatctggttatcttcccattgttctgttgttaggctgctggggggggggtgtgatatcactccaacttgcagtacagcagtagagtgactgacgtttatcagtgaataagtcacatgactgggggcagctgggaaactgaaaatatctcgccccatatcagatttcaaaattaaatataaaaaaaatcttttgagaaatggatttcagtgcagaattctgccaaagaagcactattaactgatgcactttgataaaaacattttttaccatgacagtattcctttaagtactTTTTCACAAACTGTAATCTGGCCATCCTGTTTTTGTGACTAACTAGTGGTTTGCAATTTGCAGTGTAGCTTCTGTATAAAGACACATCTGCCTCCTAAAGAGTGCTGTTGGACAGGCGTTTGAGGATTTTTCTTTTATCATAATGAGGATTCTTCTTCGTCAGCAGTGGAGGTCTTTCTTGGTCTACCAGTACCTTTGTGATTACAGAGCACACCAGTGCATTCCTTCTTCCTAATGATATTCCAGACTGATTAATTTTGGTAATCCTAAGGTTTGACCGATGTCTCTAAtgattttattcttgtttttcagcCTCATACTACAGTAGCTTCCTTGACTTTTGGTGGCCTCGTGTTAAACAATGGCAACTACAGTACATACTCCAAATGGTAGAAGCAAGCCTAGGTATCTTATCCCTGCACTAATGAAGGACCAAATGGGTAAAGCAAAGAACATGTCTTTGCCCCAAACATCATGGAGGGCACTATATTCATAACAATTGTGCATATATGTGGATAATtctatagaattaaaaaaaaaaaaaaaagagctaaacTGTTTACAAGTTTTTGTTATACAATGGAACTGtgacttatttggctttttgtgtaataaaaacaTCATGGTACATTCCATGGACCCCTGTTTTATTAAACACACGAAGAGAGATTATTTGTTCATATGGTATGCAGTAACCCTAAGAATGGTTCCTATATATCTTGGCCTATTAAATATCTCAGTTTAAGAAGGTTTGTAGAGCAGCAGTACAAATTAGTATGCGAGTTTTAAATTCTTTCTAAACTGCTACTCAAATGCTCCCTTCTTCTGTCAGATAAACCCATGCACTCTGATGTACAATATAAATTTTAAGTAACTTCTGACACACTTGgcacaaaacattttattgactGAAAGAGGAAACTTATGAATAGCAAATTGTACTGAAGCAAGAGTATGGAGGTAGTAAGCCTGTGCTACCAACATAATAGTAAGTTTGATTATGGATCCAAATGCCATTTAATGCCGAGGCTCACTTCTACATAATGTTGTGGGTCACCATAATTTTATGGCACACACCAGACAAAGCACTTACAAAATGATATCCAAGTGTTGCTACAACATGTTTCATGCAATTATTCCCAGGCTTGCAGCTTGTCACTGCAATCTGTCACCCTGTAGCTGGTCATACAAACTGCAAATGGTATGTTCTGTAACCTAGTTGTTTCAATCTCCTATGTAGTGAGCTAAAATCTGCAAATTTGGTACATTGCATTACAACAGCATCTACTGAATCCCAAAAGGGACTGGGCAGCAACCTTGATTCTGAACAGATAGAGCATTTGGTGGGCCAAACCTGTCCAGACTGGCCTGTGCTACACTACTGACAACTATCGAGCTCTGAATCATGGCAAAAACTCAACAGCACATCCATTGCAATTATACTCACAAAGTGTTTTTGGGATCTTTTCTGCTCAAATGCTCCAAAACTTTAATTTCGGACTGGGCAGCTTCCCGATATCTTTccacatttttgattattttcacGGCTACTCGCTTACCACtccttaataatgaaagaaaacattttagaatGTTCAACGGTCATACTGTCATATATAACTTACATTGTGATAATTTAATATGCCACGCTACAAAAAGATAAGTACAGGTTTAGGACTACCCAAAATGGAAATGGTATCCAGAAAGGTATGGGATCTCATTCATAATGTCTGGAatctgggtatttaaagggcatgtaaaggcaaaaaattaaaatcccacttttactttaatgaaaaagaaacttcccagccatgcagaactcaagcagctttgtttgtttctctgtagagcagtcggcgactgtgtagagatttgtattggattttatttttgcctttactgtttcaaacgccagctgcagggacaacgatcatggagccagatttaaacatataaaatgagattctatttggaggattattttgctgcagccactggttctgcagagttggagaaagtttgtattaaagaataaaaaaaaaacaaaaaacgataaaacccacattagattacatgacaaaacAGGACCctgtgcagtctgtatattctgattattatcagtcttgctgtattggcttctgacagatatttgacttgtgccgttttgataatttatcgattccctaagcagcccagaccacactgagcatgtgcacagtccaccccctgtggccaactttgaaagcataaatcatttgtttgattaggcttgtggtgcagtaagttcacgtttatatttagtaaacaaaagacagcatttctagtcttattctattttagactttacttcccctttaagattaaggggtcattccataatttggagtgcCATACCTCAAGGctcttaaaacaaacaaaaaaatattttggcccTCAACATGGAACGATGCTAGTTTActaaaaaagtgaacacaattgGAAATTGCACTGCCTGTTTTAAAAGCTAACAGGGGATAACTGATCTTATACTGGTAGACGGATTATACCACTGATgtgaaaacataaaatgttttaagAGCTACTACATGAATCGTGTCACTACAATAATGTTTTACAGACCTGGAGCTTGCATAGAAGTAAtgtgaaatgtaaatgtaaagtactAGTATGCCAAACATACAGTGGGCCTTGTTAAAGCCAGGGAAAGCAACACTATAAAtatcaacatttaaaataatgttaataatttaGGGATACCAGGCTGTATACACAGAATGGTTATCAATATTCTGCTTTTATCTTCAGTCTGTCATGGTAAAGATGATTGGTTGAAAAGATTTTGCTGGTTACCATTTATgactaaaagaaaacattgggaTGCTGAGAAGGGAAGACAAGCAGTTAAAGTGCAATAAATCAGATACCCCTAATGGGTGTTATCAGTGTCCTCCAAGTGACACCAccttaattatttgattttgtttGCTGCTGAAAGCATTTGGTAAGCCAATCGATTCGGAAACCCTGAACTAGAAGGGAGTGACACAATCAAAtgacattacatttatatataaatatacccatCTTACCCAGTAAGATCAATACATTCCACTACTTTTCCAAAAGCTCCTTCTCCCACATTATGCACAATTTCATCTAGAATCAGAAAAAATAAGTTAGCAGCCATTAACAAAGTAGATCTGTTAAACAATAggatactactaaaaaaaatgaaatatttatatagatatatcaaCTCTTTTCAGCTCAAATTAAACTACAAAGCTCAggttcatttaaatatattagatcataaaactatatattttttcatactcAATTTATATAAtcttactaaaaaattatatttaagaaaatatcttttaaaatgcaaaaatagcaTTTCCTGCCAAGGCCAAAACACtatatattttaagcaaatgGACTataatgaaatttttaaaaatattctatacaTCTTTCTCTTAGTACGTCTCCACTTTCACAGATCAGATGACCCTCCTCGTCATCCTCTACACTTCTGGATCTTTTCCTTCGATGACTCTTCTGGAAACAGGAAGTGTGTTGCATCCAGGCAATCAATAAACCCGACCCAGTGAATTCATGGAAGAACACGCAATTCATTCAGCGGGAGATATTCAGGTAGGTATTCAGTTACGCAATCAGCCCACGAACAGTTGGCAGGAGCCATTTCATTCAATTTCAGTCCCCAGAAATTCCAGGGGCACACAGTTTAGGTTACAGAAGAAAAACATGGCAAGGAACAAATTTTTTAGGTAAGATACTTTGATCATAATGAACACAATTATACAACACATTGTTACTTGCAACTCTTCTGCAATGCTGAAATCATAGCACCGCACACTTTAGTAATCTAAAATTGTTAGCAAAAACACAGCACGGTAAAAACCTTGATTTCTTTAGTAAATGTTTGCCATCTTTTAAGAGTACCCTGCACCCTATTTAGCGTACATTCAGTAAAGTGCCACAGCAGCCACTCACTCACCagacaacaaaaatatatttggtaAAGCAGACGAcactgctttatttattattcatttgtgATGCCTTGATTTATTCACAAAGACCACACAATTTATCAATATTACaaaat
Above is a genomic segment from Xenopus laevis strain J_2021 chromosome 3L, Xenopus_laevis_v10.1, whole genome shotgun sequence containing:
- the clk1.L gene encoding CDC like kinase 1 L homeolog isoform X1, with the protein product MNHSNRSKCPGEEERHFSKCYKRKRSQSSEEEREFRKKISSESYYKEDKSTSDRGRHDRRYVELRNNYRGADHDQKHHNRYSKSSGQSSSSSSHKKRHRKHHHSRHTSPSKSHRRKRSRSVEDDEEGHLICESGDVLRERYEIVHNVGEGAFGKVVECIDLTGSGKRVAVKIIKNVERYREAAQSEIKVLEHLSRKDPKNTFRCVQMLEWFDHHGHVCIVFELLGLSTYDFIKENSFLPFPMDQIRNMAYQICKSINFLHQNQLTHTDLKPENILFVHSDYVVNFNPTKKRDERYLKNSDIKIVDFGSATYNHEYHSALVSTRHYRAPEVILELGWSQPCDVWSIGCILIEYYLGLTVFQTHDSKEHLAMMERILGPLPLHMIQKTRSSLIDSTVCSQRAFEGNIGML
- the clk1.L gene encoding CDC like kinase 1 L homeolog isoform X2, giving the protein MLEWFDHHGHVCIVFELLGLSTYDFIKENSFLPFPMDQIRNMAYQICKSINFLHQNQLTHTDLKPENILFVHSDYVVNFNPTKKRDERYLKNSDIKIVDFGSATYNHEYHSALVSTRHYRAPEVILELGWSQPCDVWSIGCILIEYYLGLTVFQTHDSKEHLAMMERILGPLPLHMIQKTRKHKYFYHDRLDWDEHSSAGRYVKRRCKPLKEYMVSDNKDHHQLFDLIQRMLEYDPAKRITLEEAMKHPFFELLKF
- the clk1.L gene encoding CDC like kinase 1 L homeolog (The RefSeq protein has 2 substitutions compared to this genomic sequence); translation: MNHSNRSKCPGEEERHFSKCYKRKRSQSSEEEREFRKKISSESYYKEDKSTSDRGRHDRRYVELRNNYRGADHDQKHHNRYSKSSGQSSSSSSHKKRHRKHHHSRHTSPSKSHRRKRSRSVEDDEEGHLICESGDVLRERYEIVHNVGEGAFGKVVECIDLTGSGKRVAVKIIKNVERYREAAQSEIKVLEHLSRKDPKNTFRCVQMLEWFDHHGHVCIVFELLGLSTYDFIKENSFLPFPMDQIRNMAYQICKSINFLHQNQLTHTDLKPENILFVHSDYVVNFNPTKKRDERYLKNSDIKIVDFGSATYNHEYHSALVSTRHYRAPEVILELGWSQPCDVWSIGCILIEYYLGLTVFQTHDSKEHLAMMERILGPLPLHMIQKTRKHKYFYHDRLDWDEHSSAGRYVKKRCKPLKEYMVSDNKDHHQLFDLIRRMLEYDPAKRITLEEAMKHPFFELLKF